A portion of the Acidobacteriota bacterium genome contains these proteins:
- a CDS encoding alanine racemase, whose protein sequence is MRIGDLPTPAFLVDRERVANNCERMRKRATEWGVTLRPHVKTHKTIEGARMQLGAPSGPITVSTLAEAEFFASEGFTDITWAVPVVPAKIGRAIRIGKGIERLSLVIDHADMVRELEAAGRREAYTIPVFIEIDCGDHRTGIEPGEEAVALARRVADASNLEFRGLLTHAGHSYQAKGGGEIHSITEQEHRSVRAMADELIAEGIDVPVVSAGSTPTTTVGLHNGGVTEIRPGNYVFFDAFQAALGSCTLDHCAVSVLATVIGCYPGRSSIVIDAGAIALSKDRGAVHLGGDPGYGIVCDEEGRVLEELHLHTLSQEHGEIATESAGSFAIGTKVRIIPNHSCLTAAQFEIYEIVEGAEVVDRWKPVNRW, encoded by the coding sequence ATGAGGATCGGCGATCTCCCGACCCCTGCCTTTCTGGTCGACCGCGAACGGGTGGCGAACAACTGCGAGCGGATGCGGAAGAGGGCGACGGAATGGGGCGTGACCCTGCGCCCGCACGTCAAGACGCACAAGACGATCGAGGGCGCGCGGATGCAGCTCGGCGCACCATCGGGGCCGATCACCGTCTCGACACTCGCGGAAGCCGAGTTTTTCGCCAGCGAAGGGTTCACTGACATTACGTGGGCTGTGCCGGTCGTGCCGGCTAAGATCGGTCGGGCAATCCGAATCGGGAAGGGGATCGAGCGACTATCGCTGGTGATCGATCATGCCGACATGGTGCGCGAGCTCGAGGCCGCCGGCCGGCGGGAGGCGTACACGATTCCGGTCTTCATCGAAATTGATTGTGGCGATCACAGGACCGGGATCGAGCCCGGCGAAGAAGCGGTGGCGCTTGCGCGAAGGGTCGCGGACGCCTCGAATCTCGAGTTTCGCGGTCTTCTGACCCACGCCGGTCACTCCTATCAGGCGAAAGGGGGCGGAGAAATCCATTCGATCACCGAGCAGGAGCACAGGAGCGTACGCGCCATGGCGGACGAACTGATCGCGGAGGGGATCGACGTGCCGGTGGTGAGCGCGGGCTCAACGCCGACGACGACGGTGGGTCTGCACAACGGAGGAGTGACCGAGATTCGTCCGGGTAACTACGTTTTCTTCGACGCTTTTCAGGCCGCCCTCGGATCCTGCACTCTCGATCACTGCGCTGTATCCGTCCTCGCCACGGTCATCGGATGCTATCCCGGCCGGAGCTCGATCGTGATCGATGCGGGAGCGATCGCGCTCTCCAAGGACCGCGGCGCCGTACATCTCGGCGGCGACCCGGGCTATGGAATCGTTTGTGATGAAGAGGGGCGGGTATTGGAGGAGCTCCACCTGCACACGCTTTCCCAGGAGCACGGCGAGATTGCGACGGAGAGCGCTGGCTCGTTCGCGATCGGAACGAAGGTTAGAATCATTCCGAATCACTCGTGTCTAACGGCCGCGCAGTTCGAGATCTATGAGATCGTGGAGGGAGCCGAGGTGGTGGACCGGTGGAAACCGGTCAATCGGTGGTGA
- a CDS encoding EAL domain-containing protein — MTTADTGSVGEPTGTGRAEGGLEYYLECERTVSSISARLISVPTERIDEVVGDAVERIGTFAGVDRSYLFVLEEGGETASNIFEWCAPGIEPQIANLQNIPTEAAPYTTAKLKNLEVVIIDDVANLPEEAALDKKLLEAQGVQSCVIVPLAVSGKLIGLLGYDMVRERRAWQENTIGPLQIIGEMLSSAIARKWSEEALRASEERYRKLFETTPDLILLHREGQIVYINEAGARLLGASVDEIVGADVLSIIEDTDHEQVQNRIEAITKTGKEIDLQRECFLRRDGSSVDVEVSARRLVHGGKPSVLVVARDVSPRLEAERIEKRTASLLQSTLESTDDGILAIDLDGRIVTYNRRLLEIWSISPSTLEFGSEQTFLRAMAKFLTEPDAFTARWRSLRLDPLKESSDHLELKDGRILEMFSKPQMLDGKPVGRVWSFSDVSQRREAERALRESVERFRLLFERNLAGVYRSSVDGRILDCNDACARILGYESRNELMMVNAADVYFESEERETLIRDLERRKAFTNRENCFRKKDGSPVWVLESATLLDATVDGPDRQIEGTMIDITEIKRAEATLRESEERYRLMTQYSTDMISRLTPDWLFMYASPAAESLLGYAVEDLVGTPLPSIIHQDDRESFLTAAQRVLQERDGGTVSYRVRHQHGGFVWIESTIKPVLSEETGSIVEIVTVSRDVSERRRAQEEVEYQAYHDPLTALPNRMLFLDRLSVALNHAKRNQTLVAVMFLDLDNFKFINDTLGHSVGDALLKEVAARLSSSVRLDDTVSRMGGDEFTLLTDIPVEDDARTIARKILDAVAEPFLIDSHELFITTSIGIALYPEDGEDSDTLLKNADSAMYRAKALGRNNYQLCSDSNGASAEERLTLEHYLRGAVERDELEVYYQPQVDLVSNRIIGMEALVRWNHPEKGLIQPNDFIPLAEETRLIFTVGEWVLRQACTQLKKWQNAGHRDLRVAVNLSVRQFQHRGLVGRVRNILEETGLEPRFLELEITESTAMKNAEWTQRMLADLRGMGVTLTMDDFGTGYSSLNYLKRFALDVIKIDRDFIVEMLDSEGDAAIVSAIVTMCRGLGLQVIAEGVETEEQKIALRDRGCELMQGYLFGHPLPAPQMLDMLKRQI; from the coding sequence GTGACTACAGCTGACACTGGCAGCGTGGGAGAGCCGACCGGAACAGGAAGGGCTGAGGGAGGACTCGAGTATTACCTCGAGTGCGAACGCACTGTCTCTTCGATCTCCGCCCGATTGATCAGCGTTCCGACCGAGCGGATCGACGAGGTGGTCGGGGATGCCGTCGAACGAATCGGCACATTCGCAGGAGTCGACCGTTCGTACCTCTTCGTATTGGAGGAAGGGGGCGAAACGGCGAGCAACATCTTCGAATGGTGCGCTCCCGGAATCGAGCCGCAGATCGCCAACCTTCAGAACATCCCGACGGAGGCGGCTCCATATACGACCGCGAAGCTGAAGAATCTCGAAGTCGTCATCATCGACGATGTTGCCAACCTTCCGGAGGAGGCTGCCCTCGACAAAAAGCTGCTGGAAGCGCAGGGAGTGCAGTCCTGCGTCATCGTTCCCCTCGCCGTCAGCGGCAAGCTCATCGGGCTTCTCGGCTACGACATGGTTCGCGAGAGGCGGGCGTGGCAGGAGAACACGATCGGTCCTCTTCAGATCATCGGTGAAATGCTCTCGAGCGCGATCGCTCGCAAATGGTCGGAGGAAGCGCTTCGAGCAAGCGAGGAACGTTACCGAAAGCTCTTCGAAACGACCCCCGATCTGATTCTTCTTCATCGGGAAGGTCAGATCGTCTACATCAACGAAGCGGGTGCTCGACTTCTCGGCGCATCCGTCGATGAGATCGTCGGCGCGGACGTACTGTCGATCATCGAAGACACTGACCACGAACAGGTTCAGAATCGGATCGAAGCGATCACGAAGACGGGAAAGGAGATCGATCTCCAGAGAGAATGCTTCCTCCGGCGCGACGGATCCTCGGTCGATGTCGAGGTATCGGCGCGCCGGCTGGTCCACGGCGGCAAGCCTTCCGTTCTCGTCGTCGCGCGTGACGTCAGTCCCCGTCTCGAGGCGGAGCGGATCGAAAAGCGTACCGCTTCGCTTCTTCAATCGACTCTCGAGAGCACCGACGACGGAATCCTCGCCATCGATCTCGACGGACGGATCGTCACCTACAACCGCCGACTTCTGGAGATCTGGAGCATCTCTCCATCGACGCTCGAATTCGGTTCCGAGCAGACCTTCCTACGCGCGATGGCCAAGTTCCTCACCGAGCCGGACGCCTTCACCGCTCGCTGGAGATCTCTGAGGCTAGATCCGCTGAAGGAGTCCTCCGATCATCTGGAGCTCAAGGATGGGCGGATTCTCGAGATGTTCTCCAAACCTCAGATGCTGGACGGAAAGCCCGTCGGACGGGTCTGGAGCTTTTCGGACGTATCTCAGCGTCGTGAAGCCGAGCGTGCACTGAGGGAGTCTGTCGAGCGCTTCCGGCTCCTTTTCGAGCGCAACCTCGCAGGCGTCTACCGAAGCTCGGTCGACGGCCGGATTCTCGACTGCAACGATGCCTGCGCCCGCATTCTCGGCTACGAATCCCGCAACGAGCTGATGATGGTGAATGCTGCGGACGTCTACTTCGAATCCGAGGAACGCGAAACTCTGATTCGTGATCTCGAGAGGCGCAAAGCGTTCACCAATCGCGAAAACTGTTTCAGAAAGAAGGATGGAAGTCCGGTCTGGGTACTCGAGAGCGCCACGCTTCTCGACGCTACCGTCGACGGTCCCGATCGACAGATCGAAGGGACGATGATCGACATCACCGAGATCAAGCGCGCCGAGGCAACCCTCCGGGAGAGCGAGGAGCGGTACCGGCTGATGACGCAGTATTCGACCGACATGATCTCCCGGCTCACGCCCGACTGGCTCTTCATGTACGCCTCGCCCGCGGCGGAGAGCCTTCTCGGATACGCCGTGGAGGATCTCGTCGGTACCCCGCTCCCCTCGATCATCCATCAGGACGATCGCGAATCCTTTCTGACCGCGGCTCAGCGCGTTCTTCAGGAGAGGGATGGGGGGACCGTCAGCTATCGGGTTCGTCACCAGCACGGGGGATTCGTCTGGATCGAATCGACGATCAAGCCGGTCCTGAGCGAGGAAACGGGCTCGATCGTCGAGATCGTCACGGTCTCGCGCGACGTCAGCGAGCGTCGTCGGGCGCAGGAAGAAGTCGAGTACCAGGCATATCACGACCCGCTCACCGCGCTCCCGAACCGCATGCTGTTCCTCGACCGCCTTTCGGTTGCCCTGAATCACGCGAAGCGTAACCAGACGCTGGTCGCCGTCATGTTTCTCGACCTCGACAACTTCAAGTTCATCAACGACACCCTCGGCCACTCCGTCGGGGATGCGCTCCTGAAGGAAGTTGCCGCGAGGCTGTCATCATCGGTACGTCTCGACGACACCGTTTCGCGGATGGGTGGAGACGAATTTACGCTACTCACCGACATTCCCGTCGAAGACGACGCCAGAACGATCGCGCGCAAGATTCTCGATGCCGTGGCCGAACCATTCCTGATCGACAGCCACGAGCTCTTCATCACGACGAGTATCGGGATCGCGCTGTACCCCGAGGATGGCGAAGACTCCGACACACTGTTGAAGAATGCCGACAGCGCGATGTACCGCGCGAAAGCGCTCGGGCGAAACAACTACCAGCTCTGTTCCGACTCGAACGGAGCCAGCGCGGAAGAGCGTCTCACGCTCGAGCACTACCTGCGGGGAGCCGTCGAACGGGACGAGCTCGAGGTGTACTACCAACCCCAGGTCGATCTCGTCTCCAACCGGATCATCGGCATGGAAGCGCTGGTTCGCTGGAACCACCCCGAAAAGGGGCTGATTCAACCGAACGACTTCATCCCGCTCGCCGAAGAAACCCGACTGATCTTCACCGTTGGCGAATGGGTTCTCCGGCAGGCGTGTACCCAACTGAAAAAGTGGCAGAACGCAGGTCATCGCGACCTTCGCGTCGCCGTGAACCTGTCGGTCCGGCAGTTCCAGCACCGGGGGCTCGTCGGACGCGTTCGCAACATTCTGGAGGAGACGGGGCTCGAACCGCGGTTCCTGGAGCTCGAGATCACCGAATCGACCGCGATGAAGAATGCCGAATGGACTCAGAGGATGCTCGCAGATCTGCGCGGCATGGGCGTAACGCTCACGATGGACGACTTCGGTACGGGCTACTCCTCGCTCAACTATCTCAAACGATTCGCGCTCGACGTCATCAAGATCGACAGAGATTTCATCGTCGAGATGCTCGACAGCGAAGGCGATGCCGCCATCGTATCGGCGATCGTCACGATGTGCCGCGGCCTCGGTCTTCAGGTGATAGCCGAGGGAGTCGAGACCGAAGAGCAGAAAATCGCTCTGCGCGATCGAGGATGCGAGCTGATGCAGGGGTATCTCTTCGGCCATCCGCTGCCGGCACCGCAGATGCTCGACATGCTGAAGCGGCAGATCTGA
- the typA gene encoding translational GTPase TypA, with the protein MSFRYDIRNVAIIAHVDHGKTTLVDALLRQTGAIRSARSGGNEERVMDSNDLEKERGITILAKNASLIYRVDEPDAEGHPVHHEPTPTYLGHTLPADFVHPAAVKINIVDTPGHADFGGEVERSLSMVDGVILLVDAAEGPMPQTRFVLRKALALGLLPTVIINKIDRADARPNQVVDEVFDLMVELGASDEQLDFPILFASGRSGYVRHELHHTNEDVRPLLDVILQRIPPPLIDTGTLQMLVSSVDYDDYVGRLGIGRIRRGTISKGETITLMRRDGATVRGRVTRLVSYEGLEQTDVDQARAGDIVAVSGFPDVEIGETLADGTEPEQIPPILIDEPTVSIEWVVNDSPFAGRDGKYVTFRKIVERLEKEARRDVALRLRSVEASSSIEVSGRGELHLSILAEKMRREGYEFCLSRPQVVVREIDGVACEPWESLVLDVPEESMGAIMETMQLRRGEVTNLENPGSGRVRIELSIPTRGLFGMRTIFLSETRGTGIMYHTFEKYAPVKSRLVARASGALIAKEGGDVTAYAIEQLQERSTLFVSPGDKVYAGQVVGENARDNDMVVQICRQKHLTNMRASGSDIATQITPPTKMSLERCLEWIEDDELAEVTPTAVRLRKRILDHAQRKIVEKKASA; encoded by the coding sequence ATGAGTTTTCGATACGACATACGAAACGTCGCGATCATCGCGCACGTCGACCACGGAAAAACCACCCTCGTGGACGCCCTGCTGCGCCAGACGGGTGCGATTCGAAGCGCGCGGTCCGGGGGAAATGAAGAGCGGGTCATGGACTCGAACGACCTGGAAAAGGAGCGTGGAATCACGATCCTGGCGAAGAATGCGTCGCTGATCTACCGGGTCGACGAGCCGGACGCCGAGGGGCATCCGGTCCACCATGAGCCAACGCCGACCTACCTGGGGCACACACTTCCGGCAGACTTCGTCCATCCGGCCGCGGTCAAGATCAACATCGTCGACACGCCCGGCCACGCCGACTTCGGCGGAGAGGTCGAGCGATCTCTCTCGATGGTGGACGGGGTGATTCTTCTGGTCGATGCGGCGGAGGGCCCGATGCCCCAGACGCGATTCGTCCTGCGAAAGGCGCTGGCTCTCGGACTGCTGCCGACGGTCATCATCAACAAGATCGATCGAGCCGACGCCCGGCCCAACCAGGTCGTCGACGAGGTCTTCGATCTGATGGTCGAGCTCGGAGCCTCCGATGAGCAGCTCGACTTCCCGATCCTCTTCGCTTCGGGACGAAGCGGATACGTCCGCCACGAACTGCATCACACGAACGAGGACGTACGACCGCTTCTCGACGTGATTCTCCAGCGCATCCCTCCCCCGCTGATCGACACCGGAACGCTCCAGATGCTGGTCAGCTCGGTCGATTACGACGACTACGTCGGACGTCTCGGGATCGGACGCATCCGGCGCGGTACGATCTCGAAGGGCGAAACGATCACGTTGATGCGGCGCGATGGAGCGACGGTTCGTGGACGGGTCACCCGGCTGGTCTCCTACGAGGGTCTCGAGCAGACCGATGTCGATCAGGCACGGGCCGGGGACATCGTCGCCGTCTCCGGGTTTCCCGACGTCGAGATCGGAGAAACGCTGGCGGATGGCACCGAACCGGAGCAGATTCCGCCGATCCTGATCGACGAGCCGACCGTTTCGATCGAATGGGTGGTCAACGACTCCCCCTTCGCGGGGCGGGACGGCAAGTACGTCACCTTTCGGAAGATCGTCGAGCGTCTCGAAAAGGAAGCGCGACGCGACGTGGCGCTGCGTCTCCGCTCGGTCGAGGCCTCGAGCTCGATCGAGGTGAGCGGTCGGGGCGAGCTCCATCTTTCGATCCTGGCCGAGAAGATGCGTCGCGAAGGTTACGAGTTCTGCCTTTCCCGTCCACAGGTGGTCGTGCGGGAGATCGACGGGGTCGCCTGCGAGCCATGGGAGTCGCTGGTGCTCGACGTCCCCGAGGAGAGCATGGGCGCGATCATGGAGACGATGCAGCTTCGGCGCGGCGAGGTGACCAATCTCGAGAACCCCGGATCGGGGCGCGTCCGGATCGAGCTTTCGATTCCGACGCGCGGACTGTTCGGAATGCGGACGATCTTCCTCAGCGAGACGCGTGGGACCGGCATCATGTACCACACGTTCGAAAAGTACGCGCCGGTGAAGAGCCGTCTCGTGGCCCGCGCTTCCGGGGCGCTGATCGCCAAGGAAGGGGGCGACGTCACCGCCTACGCGATCGAGCAGCTTCAGGAGCGCTCGACCCTCTTCGTCAGTCCCGGCGACAAGGTCTATGCGGGGCAGGTGGTCGGAGAGAACGCGCGGGACAACGACATGGTCGTGCAGATCTGCCGGCAGAAGCATCTGACCAACATGCGGGCTTCAGGTTCGGACATCGCGACGCAGATCACGCCGCCGACGAAGATGTCGCTCGAGCGGTGTCTGGAGTGGATCGAGGACGACGAGCTCGCCGAGGTGACACCGACCGCGGTCCGTCTCCGGAAGCGGATCCTCGATCACGCGCAGCGGAAGATCGTCGAGAAGAAAGCGAGTGCGTAG
- a CDS encoding insulinase family protein, with product MRSASGFLTGAILVFAMACATPMATAPEPEPVTTPPAPLLTMEPVPVAELVREVEIPYEQFTLDNGLRVIVHEDRKAPVVAVSVWYNVGSKDEPKGKTGFAHLFEHLMFNGSENAPGDYFEPLRQIGATDLNGTTWFDRTNYFQTVPTPALETALFLESDRMGHLLGAVTQEKLDNQRGVVQNEKRQGDNQPYGLVDYAQLSVLPEGHPYAHSTIGSMADLDSASLEDVKQWFRDKYGPNNAVLVLAGDVDTETAKRLVNQYFGDIPRGPINHPAEASIPVLDEAVHIDMQDRVATTRLYRNWMTPGLTDPESIPLDVGMTVLGGLASSRLDNILVREEQLAVRVAAFLQDFHRLGFAEVQVDVKPGVDADMVARRLDEIIAEFIANGPTEDEVQRVAMRQVSNRIKGLEQVGGFGGKAVALAEGALYMNDPDFFRTQLLAYGRVTPAQVQQMMEKWLTRPRLTLRVTPGERGEYEEAASVGSFTQRPSYFRPPADGDELMAPVPKVMADREWPTVGTIQDLDFPDVERTRLSNGIPVVYARRDVVPVVRIAVELNAGHAADPKEKLGTQALMLNLLEEGTTSMNSIELAEAQERLGAAISTGASLDRTAVTMSALTPNLLPSLALMADIIRNPAFAPREIERLRDQQITSIASEMTQPFAIAYRSLPPLIYGDEHPYGIPFTGSGDPELLKTVTRDDLIRFHQTWIRPDNATIFAVGDIPLAELTPMLESQFGAWEAPATPKGVKRFDAEVPPARPRIVIIDRPQSPQSLILAGTILPVKGTDDLLVLNAANEVLGGNFLSRLNMDLRETKGWAYGVRGFINQIEMDSPYLVYAPVQADKTGPSIAALMGDIEAFLGDSGVTAAELERTINGNVRQLAGSFETSADVLSALRSNALFRRPDNYYESVADRYRALQAAELDAAARAAIDPEKLIWVVIGDESVIRPQLEELGMPIETMTLN from the coding sequence ATGAGAAGTGCTTCAGGTTTTCTGACCGGAGCCATTCTGGTCTTCGCGATGGCCTGCGCGACGCCGATGGCGACCGCGCCCGAGCCGGAACCGGTCACCACGCCCCCGGCGCCATTGTTGACGATGGAGCCTGTGCCGGTCGCGGAACTGGTCCGCGAAGTCGAGATACCGTACGAACAATTCACTCTCGACAACGGGCTGAGAGTCATCGTTCACGAAGATCGGAAGGCCCCTGTGGTGGCAGTTTCGGTCTGGTACAACGTCGGCTCGAAGGACGAGCCGAAGGGAAAGACCGGTTTCGCGCACCTTTTCGAGCATTTGATGTTCAACGGTTCCGAGAATGCCCCGGGCGACTATTTCGAGCCGCTCCGGCAGATCGGGGCAACCGATCTGAACGGCACGACCTGGTTCGATCGGACCAACTACTTCCAGACCGTTCCAACGCCGGCCCTCGAGACCGCTCTGTTTCTCGAGAGCGATCGGATGGGCCACCTTCTGGGCGCGGTCACTCAGGAAAAGCTGGACAACCAGCGGGGAGTCGTTCAGAACGAGAAGCGTCAGGGCGACAATCAGCCCTACGGCCTGGTGGACTACGCGCAGCTGAGCGTCCTCCCGGAGGGTCATCCGTACGCGCACTCGACGATCGGCTCGATGGCCGATCTCGACTCGGCGAGCCTCGAGGATGTCAAGCAGTGGTTCCGCGACAAATACGGCCCGAACAATGCCGTGCTCGTCCTCGCCGGTGACGTCGACACCGAAACGGCTAAACGTCTGGTGAATCAGTACTTCGGTGACATTCCTCGAGGTCCGATCAACCATCCCGCCGAGGCCTCGATCCCGGTTCTGGACGAGGCGGTTCACATCGACATGCAGGACCGTGTCGCGACAACGCGTCTTTACAGGAACTGGATGACGCCCGGGCTTACCGATCCCGAGAGCATTCCCCTCGACGTCGGAATGACCGTTCTGGGAGGTCTCGCGAGCTCGCGGCTGGACAATATTCTGGTTCGTGAGGAACAGCTGGCGGTACGCGTCGCCGCATTCCTCCAGGACTTCCACCGCCTCGGGTTCGCCGAGGTGCAGGTCGACGTCAAGCCGGGCGTGGATGCCGACATGGTGGCGCGCCGGCTCGATGAAATCATCGCCGAGTTCATCGCGAACGGTCCCACCGAGGATGAGGTCCAGAGAGTCGCGATGCGCCAGGTTTCGAACCGGATCAAAGGGCTGGAGCAGGTCGGTGGGTTCGGGGGCAAGGCGGTGGCGCTGGCCGAGGGCGCTCTCTACATGAACGACCCCGACTTCTTCCGGACACAACTGCTCGCGTACGGCCGGGTGACGCCCGCTCAGGTGCAGCAGATGATGGAGAAGTGGCTCACGCGTCCCAGGCTGACCCTCCGCGTGACCCCTGGAGAGCGCGGCGAGTATGAGGAAGCCGCGTCGGTCGGCAGTTTCACTCAGAGGCCGTCGTACTTCCGCCCGCCGGCGGATGGCGACGAGCTGATGGCTCCGGTGCCGAAGGTGATGGCAGATCGTGAATGGCCGACCGTCGGAACGATTCAGGATCTCGACTTTCCCGACGTCGAGCGAACGCGACTTTCCAACGGCATCCCCGTCGTCTACGCACGCAGAGACGTCGTACCGGTCGTGCGGATCGCGGTCGAGCTCAACGCCGGTCATGCAGCCGACCCGAAGGAGAAGCTCGGGACGCAGGCGCTGATGCTCAATCTCCTCGAGGAGGGGACGACGAGCATGAATTCGATCGAGCTCGCGGAGGCTCAGGAGCGGCTGGGTGCGGCAATCAGCACGGGTGCTTCGCTCGACCGTACGGCGGTGACGATGTCGGCGCTGACTCCGAACCTGCTGCCTTCGCTGGCACTGATGGCGGACATCATCCGAAATCCAGCCTTCGCTCCCCGGGAGATCGAACGGCTGCGCGACCAGCAGATCACCTCCATTGCGAGTGAGATGACCCAGCCGTTCGCCATTGCGTACCGCTCGCTCCCGCCGCTGATTTACGGCGATGAGCACCCCTATGGAATCCCGTTCACCGGATCGGGCGATCCGGAGCTTCTGAAGACCGTGACTCGCGACGACCTGATTCGCTTCCATCAGACCTGGATCAGACCGGACAACGCGACGATCTTCGCGGTCGGAGACATTCCGCTCGCAGAATTGACTCCGATGCTCGAGAGTCAGTTCGGTGCGTGGGAAGCGCCAGCGACGCCGAAAGGTGTCAAGCGGTTCGACGCCGAGGTGCCGCCGGCTCGTCCGCGGATCGTCATCATCGACCGGCCGCAGTCGCCGCAGTCGCTGATTCTCGCCGGAACCATCCTTCCGGTGAAGGGAACCGACGACCTCCTCGTCCTCAACGCCGCCAATGAGGTGCTCGGAGGCAATTTCCTGTCACGGCTCAACATGGATCTTCGCGAAACCAAGGGATGGGCGTACGGAGTCCGCGGATTCATCAATCAGATCGAGATGGACTCTCCGTACCTGGTCTACGCTCCGGTCCAGGCGGACAAGACCGGACCCTCGATCGCCGCCCTGATGGGAGACATCGAGGCATTCCTCGGTGACTCCGGCGTCACCGCCGCCGAGCTCGAGCGGACGATCAATGGGAACGTCCGCCAGCTCGCGGGCAGTTTCGAGACGTCGGCAGATGTCCTCAGTGCGCTGCGAAGCAACGCGCTGTTCCGGCGACCGGACAACTATTACGAATCGGTCGCTGACCGCTACCGAGCGCTCCAGGCTGCAGAGCTCGACGCCGCAGCTCGCGCAGCCATCGACCCGGAGAAACTGATCTGGGTGGTCATCGGCGACGAATCCGTAATTCGTCCTCAGCTCGAGGAGCTGGGCATGCCGATCGAGACGATGACGCTGAACTGA